The stretch of DNA atgatttttctcattaaaacaacacaatcttaaacaacactttcattttgtaaaataggaatttagttattaataataacattaataataaaatgcagctAAAATAACTTTACTCTGTTTTGTCATACGGTAtaacaaacgtgatcaaaaagtgattctagaaaaaaatgtctttagggcCGCTAGAAATACATTacatatattatcattatatataaCATGCAACAGATCATTTCTGATTCATTTTATGagccattaaaaataaatgaatatgaaactgaataaaagaaataaaatatatgatgCAAATACCAGGAAAATTTAagtaaaggtgtgtgtgtgtgtgtgtgtgtgtgtgtgtgtgtgtgtgtgtgtgtgtgtgtgtgtgtgtgtgtgtgtgtgtgtgtgtgtgtgtgtgtgtgtgtgtgtgtgtgtgtgtgtgtgtgtgtgtgtgtgtgtgtgtgtgtgtgtgtgttcctttgACTTTGGAGAAGAAACTTTTTTTCtagacttttattgtgaaatcaaGATGTGTTATTTCAAAGCACGCTAACATGGAGGTCAGAGGTGAAGGTGACGCTGTCCTGAGGGAAGGCCTGGATGTCTCCGTCCCTGCCGTGACGCTCCTTGCTGGACAGCTGCTGGGTGCTGAGTCTTCGGGGGCGATCCTCTGGATTCCTGAAGGTGTCCAGCGCTGCTGGGACCTGCACATGCCATAGGTTTAAGGACACAACATCTGGAACagttttcatcacatttcacctGTTCATTCAAAGTGTAATTCCACCTTGAAACCACTTTGTTCTGCTGAAACCATAtatgatcaggtttattgatcctagtcgtactcttcacattttagtttacatttaaatgtagtgtttttagttgtaaaatgtcagagtgactgccctatGGATTGAACGCtgctgggaggaggaggaggaggaggattggTTTCCACCTGTcacagtgagcattgattgacagctccatgtggaactgtgcagcgctgtaaccttgttacaatgttaattccttatcaaaaacacaaagtattattgggcttccttcctgcatctctgagcaatCCTCTCTAATTCTgttctctgagctgctgctctgccctcttctgaaaaaccatagatttatatataaacactagatgacgcGAGCGGGTTACGCCAGCGTAGCTCAACGGCGGCCATCTTTCCTCAGACAACTGACGTTCTGATGTGTTCTACAGTAGCTGTTGGAAAGTGAGTGttcagcttaaacaaaaatacttcTATCAATAAAATATTGACGGATTTACAAATAATTTGGcttattacaaaccttattataTGTAGGTATAACATAggatgcttgtacatgttgaaattactgCTTTTGCTTTTGAAAAACAACTTGTCTAACAGCGCGGGAAagtagtgtttatatatatatatctatgtgaAAAACGAGCGGTGCATCCGATTCAGCctttagtgatgtcactaaagTATGAACTGTCCCCTCCACAGTGACCATACacatatttcttaataaattagtattttattttgccaaatGTTAAAAATTAACCATATGTGGCTGTAGTTGACTTTGGAAGGtttaaaatagcatgatatacaATAAGTCCTTTAAGACcatttatagtgtgtgtgtgtgtgtgtgtgtgtgtgtgtgtgtgtgtgtgtgtgtgtgtgtgtgctttaccTGTTTGAATTGGGACAGAGTGAACCGTTTCTGTTCAACTGGCAGAGAtgggctcctcctcctcagcaggCTGGTCCTGGTTTCTGCTGCACGACCTGTTctcccctacacacacacacacacacacacacacacacacacattagcttGGTGAATTGTCCCCACAGTGATGATGACACCCTGGCACTGACCTTGTCTGTCTGGGGGCTGAAGTTCCTGCTCAGCTGCTCCTCCTTCCAGCGGTGAGAGTACTCATAGGAGAGGAGGTCCCACAGAGGAATCGACTCActgacacacacgcagacacacacacacacacacacgtcaacaCTGTGTGtacctgtatgtgtgtgtgtttgtgtgttttatttcttctttgtgTGGTTTATTGGCGGGTGGCACTCAAATGAAAGGTGCATTTTCCACCACCTACTGTATCGGACTGTACCCAAAACTAAGAGGACCCATCTAACttgaaattaaaatacatttttcactcCTCTAATCTCCCTTTCCAGCTTCTCCAAACTCTCTTCAAATCCAATCCCAGAAATGACTCCTCGTGTGACTCTGTTCTCTCCAATCACAAACCTATCCAACACCTTCTACCTACACACACTCTCCATTTTCAATGCTTTATCTTTGTTCTTTCGTTGTACAAATAATCAGCAAACTCCCAAACCTCGCCATCTCAGTCTCTCCCACTTTTACACTTCACCTCTCTAGTCAACCTAAAAAGATTACTACTCAACCTCTCCCCGTCTTTTGATTCTAATTTCAATATGACCTTACATCgagtttctttcttctttctcctgactaccctctctctctcctcaccAATGCTTTCCTCTAACTCCCATTTATTCTTAAACCCCGCTGTGCCCTAATTTCTTCCTCAgtttttatttcctcatttccCTACTAGAAACCATTCTGAGTAAGCCCTTCTTTCCTCGTCCTCTGTGTCTGAATCAGGGTCCGACATGGACCCTACACGcgccgccatgtttgttttctgcccttccgtgtgtgtgttttacctgTTCTTACTGCTTTTAACCCCGTAGGTGATGTCAGGCAGTGGTGATCTTGAAGCTTCTCTCCTCTTTGGTCTGCCAGCAGACCAATGAGGAGCACCGTGCTCATTGACCTTCTGAGCGCGGTGCTGACTCAGCTCTTTGGACGTCGTCAAACCGGACCGCACCGCGTTTCGGTTCAGAGCCACAAAGTCCAAAGGCTGCACCTTTTTTGTTCGATGTTGTCGACCTTCTGAAACCTTCCAGCTGGTCAGAactaacacacagacacacagttaGTGAAGACCAGGAACAAAGAGTCTAGTACCTGGAACATAGactctgtgtttgtctgtctgttgtctgtatgTAGCCTGTCTGTAGCTTACCTTCAGCCACCCCTCCATCTCTGCACTTAGAGGTGATTCCATATGTGAAGTCTGGACCTGGAAGACCAGGAACCATCCTGGACCGACCAGGAGGAGGCTGtaacacatcatcatcatcatcatcatcatcattatctcatcatcatcatcatcattatcattgtgtgt from Gouania willdenowi chromosome 9, fGouWil2.1, whole genome shotgun sequence encodes:
- the cfap77 gene encoding cilia- and flagella-associated protein 77; this translates as MSSPRIGVVRKSMLSNPRIMIPPPGRSRMVPGLPGPDFTYGITSKCRDGGVAEVLTSWKVSEGRQHRTKKVQPLDFVALNRNAVRSGLTTSKELSQHRAQKVNEHGAPHWSAGRPKRREASRSPLPDITYGVKSSKNSESIPLWDLLSYEYSHRWKEEQLSRNFSPQTDKGRTGRAAETRTSLLRRRSPSLPVEQKRFTLSQFKQVPAALDTFRNPEDRPRRLSTQQLSSKERHGRDGDIQAFPQDSVTFTSDLHVSVL